Proteins co-encoded in one Conger conger chromosome 4, fConCon1.1, whole genome shotgun sequence genomic window:
- the mfsd14a1 gene encoding MFSD14 family MFS transporter, whose product MTGEKKKKKRLNRSILLAKKIIIKDGGSPQGIGEPSVYHAVVVIFLEFFAWGLLTTPMLTVLHQTFPQHTFLMNGLIHGVKGLLSFLSAPLIGALSDVWGRKSFLLLTVFFTCAPIPLMRISPWWYFAVISMSGVFAVTFSVIFAYVADITQEHERSTAYGLVSATFAASLVTSPAIGAYLSRVYGDTLVVILATAIALLDICFILVAVPESLPEKMRPASWGAPISWEQADPFASLRKVGQDSTVLLICITVFLSYLPEAGQYSSFFLYLRQVIGFTSETVAAFIAVVGILSILAQTVVLGILMRSIGNKNTILLGLGFQILQLAWYGFGSQPWMMWAAGAVAAMSSITFPAISAIVSRNADPDQQGVVQGMITGIRGLCNGLGPALYGFVFYLFHVELNEMDAVESPGKDTKPNMANPTDESAIIPGPPFLFGACSVLLSLLVALFIPEHSGPSMRSGSYKKHSNGAQSHCHSPQPGGADGKEPLLEDSSV is encoded by the exons ATgactggagaaaaaaagaagaaaaagcgGCTGAACCGCAGCATTCTTTTGGCGaagaaaattataataaaagaTGGAGGCAGT CCACAGGGGATCGGCGAGCCCAGCGTGTATCACGCCGTGGTGGTCATTTTCCTGGAGTTCTTCGCTTGGGGCTTGCTCACCACGCCGATGCTTACG GTTTTACATCAGACCTTCCCTCAGCACACATTCCTGATGAACGGACTGATTCACGGGGTCAAG ggccTGCTGTCCTTCCTGAGTGCCCCTCTGATCGGGGCCCTGTCGGACGTCTGGGGCCGCAAGTCCTTCCTGCTGCTGACGGTCTTCTTCACCTGCGCCCCTATCCCCCTCATGCGGATCAGCCCCTG GTGGTACTTTGCGGTCATCTCCATGTCGGGGGTCTTTGCCGTCACCTTCTCCGTGATCTTTGCGTATGTGGCAGACATCACACAGGAGCACGAGAGGAGCACTGCTTACGGCCTG gtGTCAGCGACGTTCGCGGCCAGCCTGGTGACCAGCCCAGCGATCGGGGCCTACCTGTCGCGGGTGTACGGGGACACGCTGGTGGTGATCCTGGCCACGGCCATCGCCCTGCTGGACATCTGCTTCATCCTGGTGGCCGTGCCCGAGTCCCTGCCCGAGAAGATGCGGCCGGCCTCCTGGGGGGCCCCCATCTCCTGGGAGCAGGCCGACCCCTTCGCT TCCCTGCGCAAGGTGGGCCAGGACTCCACCGTGCTGCTCATCTGCATCACCGTCTTTCTGTCCTACCTTCCGGAAGCTGGCCAGTACTCCAGCTTCTTCCTGTACCTGCGACAG GTCATAGGATTCACCTCGGAGACGGTGGCAGCGTTTATCGCAGTGGTGGGGATCTTGTCCATCTTGGCACAG acgGTGGTTTTGGGGATACTGATGCGCTCCATCGGGAACAAGAACACCATCCTGCTGGGCCTGGGCTTCCAGATCCTCCAGCTGGCCTGGTACGGCTTCGGCTCACAGCCCTG GATGATGTGGGCAGCGGGAGCTGTGGCTGCCATGTCCAGCATCACGTTCCCCGCCATCAGCGCCATCGTGTCCCGCAACGCCGACCCTGACCAGCAGG GGGTGGTGCAGGGCATGATCACAGGGATCCGGGGCCTGTGTAACGGGCTGGGGCCCGCGCTCTACGGGTTCGTGTTCTACCTGTTTCACGTGGAGCTCAACGAGATGGACGCGGTGGAGAGCCCTGGCAAGGACACCAAGCCCAACATGGCCAACCCTACTGACGAG agTGCCATCATCCCCGGGCCTCCCTTCCTGTTCGGCGCGTGCTCGGTGCTCCTCTCCCTGCTGGTGGCGCTGTTCATCCCCGAGCACAGCGGGCCCAGCATGCGCTCGGGCAGCTACAAGAAGCACAGCAACGGCGCGCAGAGCCACTGCCACAGCCCGCAGCCAGGGGGCGCCGACGGCAAGGAGCCCCTGCTGGAGGACAGCAGCGTATAG
- the use1 gene encoding vesicle transport protein USE1, which produces MATSRLEINFIRLLSRCESIASEKRGETEWRLEKYVGALEEMLVALKKSSSKPTPEVLTDYSRKVDFLKGLLEAEKLTSTTEKALANQFLTPGRTPTIANERMPASKTVHMQTKARCTGEMRNELMGNGSSSTDGKETDLRQRRGLPVDEKQSAAELDAVLQHHHNLQEKLAEDMLNLARNLKNNTLAAQSIIKQDNQTLKQSMRNADQNFEKLKTESERLEQHTKKSVNWFLWLMLILVCFTFISMILFIRLFPKLR; this is translated from the exons ATGGCGACTTCTAGGCTAGAAATTAATTTTATCAGACTATTATCGCGCTGCGAATCTATCGCTTCGGAGAAACGGGGGGAAACAGAATGGAGACTAGAAAAG tatGTTGGTGCACTTGAAGAGATGTTGGTGGCTTTGAAGAAGAGCTCAAG TAAACCCACCCCAGAGGTTTTGACAGACTACAGCCGGAAAGTGGATTTTCTTAAAGGACTTCTAGAAGCTGAGAAACTA ACGTCCACAACGGAGAAAGCCCTAGCCAATCAGTTCCTGACCCCTGGTCGAACGCCCACCATAGCCAATGAGAGGATGCCAGCCAGCAAGACGGTGCACATGCAGACCAAGGCGCGCTGCACCGGGGAGATGAGGAACGAGCTTATGGGCAAT GGGTCATCAAGCACAG ACGGTAAAGAAACAGACTTACGACAGAGAAG gGGTCTGCCGGTGGATGAGAAGCAGTCCGCTGCAGAGCTGGACGCTGTGCTCCAGCACCACCACAacctgcaggagaagctggCGGAGGACATGCTGAACCTGGCCCGCAACCTGAAGAACAACACGCTGGCAGCCCAGAGCATCATCAAGCAGGACAACCAG acCCTGAAGCAGTCGATGCGGAACGCGGACCAGAACTTCGAGAAGCTGAAGACCGAGTCGGAACGCCTGGAGCAGCACACCAAGAAGTCCGTCAACTGGTTCCTCTGGCTGATGCTCATCCTGGTCTGCTTCACCTTCATAAGCATGATCCTCTTCATCAGACTCTTCCCCAAACTCAGATGA